From Sporosarcina sp. Te-1, the proteins below share one genomic window:
- a CDS encoding SDR family oxidoreductase, whose translation MEDLLKLKGKNIVVMGVANERSIAWGVAKSLFDVGANVIFTYRKERSLAKLEKALEKAGLEPKMIVQCDVNEDESIEHAFTMIGETLGTIHGVVHSIAFAHAEDLHADYINTSRSGYAFAQDSSSYSLVATAREARRFMTEGGSIITMSYLGAERVLEGYNVMGVAKAALEASVRYLASDLGKDAIRINAISAGAVRTLSAKGVPSFNTILGQIEERAPLKRNITNEEVAKMSIAMLSDLSSGVTGEVIYVDAGYNIMG comes from the coding sequence ATGGAGGATTTGCTGAAACTGAAAGGGAAAAATATTGTCGTTATGGGTGTGGCAAATGAACGGAGCATCGCCTGGGGCGTAGCGAAATCGCTTTTTGATGTGGGTGCAAATGTCATTTTCACATATCGAAAAGAACGGTCCTTAGCAAAGCTGGAAAAGGCGCTAGAGAAAGCTGGCTTGGAACCGAAAATGATTGTGCAATGCGATGTCAATGAGGATGAAAGCATCGAGCATGCCTTCACGATGATTGGAGAAACATTGGGCACGATCCACGGAGTGGTTCACTCCATCGCCTTTGCGCATGCCGAGGACTTGCATGCTGATTACATCAATACGTCAAGAAGCGGTTATGCATTCGCACAAGATTCCAGCTCGTACTCACTTGTTGCGACCGCACGGGAAGCCCGCCGTTTCATGACAGAAGGCGGATCAATCATTACGATGAGTTATTTAGGCGCCGAACGTGTCCTGGAAGGATATAATGTCATGGGCGTAGCAAAAGCGGCACTTGAAGCATCGGTGCGTTATTTGGCTTCCGACTTAGGAAAAGACGCCATCCGGATCAACGCCATTTCCGCCGGGGCAGTCCGCACACTATCCGCAAAAGGAGTACCCTCCTTCAATACGATCCTCGGACAAATCGAAGAACGTGCGCCGCTAAAGCGCAACATTACCAATGAAGAAGTTGCCAAAATGTCCATTGCTATGCTAAGCGATTTGTCTTCAGGCGTCACAGGTGAGGTCATCTACGTCGATGCGGGATATAATATAATGGGATAA
- the argC gene encoding N-acetyl-gamma-glutamyl-phosphate reductase has product MKVGIIGATGYGGVELLRLLHGHPYVNQISLFTSSDEGMIFSRKYAHLKGLYDIPLQSLNMDALVELDVVFASTPAGVTSTLFPPLLGKKPKLIDLSGDFRLKDPRDYRHWYKKQPATEEMLEASVYGLSEWNRTAISEAQLIANPGCYPTAVLLSLLPLLTSGLIDGNSVIIDAKSGVSGAGNTLSRATHFAETNENLSIYKLHEHQHIPEIEQAIGQFAHSSTPITFTTHLVPMTRGIMATSYAPVTGNVKEEDLYDCLEAAYQNNPFVRIIREAAVMGTNQVYGSNYCDIHVKVDQRTNRATIVSVIDNLIKGAAGQAVQNMNIQYGFEETAGLTGMPLYI; this is encoded by the coding sequence TTGAAGGTTGGAATCATTGGTGCGACGGGATATGGCGGAGTCGAATTGCTTCGTCTGCTCCATGGGCATCCATATGTAAATCAAATTAGTTTATTCACATCTTCTGATGAAGGAATGATCTTCTCTAGAAAATATGCACATTTAAAAGGGCTATATGATATACCGCTACAATCGCTTAATATGGATGCGTTAGTAGAACTTGATGTTGTTTTTGCAAGTACGCCTGCTGGTGTGACGAGTACCCTCTTTCCTCCATTGCTCGGAAAAAAGCCGAAGTTAATCGACTTATCGGGAGACTTCCGCTTAAAGGATCCTCGCGATTATCGACACTGGTATAAAAAACAGCCTGCTACAGAAGAGATGCTTGAAGCCAGTGTTTACGGCTTATCAGAGTGGAATCGTACCGCCATTTCCGAAGCACAGCTAATCGCTAATCCGGGATGTTATCCAACCGCTGTATTGCTTTCGTTGCTGCCATTGCTTACATCTGGACTGATCGATGGGAATTCCGTCATTATCGATGCAAAAAGCGGTGTGTCAGGAGCGGGCAATACGCTCAGCCGAGCCACCCATTTTGCTGAAACCAATGAAAATCTCTCCATCTACAAGTTGCATGAGCATCAACATATTCCGGAAATCGAACAGGCAATTGGCCAATTTGCACATTCCTCTACTCCCATCACATTCACCACCCATCTTGTTCCGATGACCCGTGGGATCATGGCGACAAGCTATGCGCCCGTAACGGGAAATGTGAAGGAGGAGGACTTGTATGACTGTCTCGAAGCAGCTTATCAAAACAATCCCTTCGTACGGATTATCCGGGAAGCAGCTGTCATGGGAACGAATCAAGTGTATGGTTCGAATTACTGTGATATCCATGTGAAGGTGGATCAACGGACAAATAGAGCGACCATCGTCTCTGTTATCGATAATTTGATAAAAGGTGCGGCAGGGCAGGCGGTTCAAAATATGAATATCCAATACGGTTTTGAGGAAACAGCCGGATTGACGGGTATGCCTTTGTATATTTAA
- a CDS encoding DoxX-like family protein, whose translation MRSKPIYVEIHIDADVEAVWEASQDPFLHSQWDLRFSSITYLPRKEGEPQLFTYERKVLPFLTVQGWGKSSGISNHPDGTRSSALHFGTDQWHSPIKEGKGYWKYEPDGKGTTFLTQYNYDANFRRGGTFIDSILFRPMMGWATAVSFDVLKRWLEKGESPASQYLRFFTLYGLSMFFAFIWIYQGLMPKLVGMHPEERSMIGSTLHLTDAQSAKVVLAIGILEVLFGLLWIVYRRKKHLFALQIVVFPLLTLGALAANPGIAIDPFNPVTFNLALFVLTWLGYINSDRLPSATSCKRKR comes from the coding sequence ATGAGGAGTAAACCTATTTATGTCGAAATTCATATAGATGCGGATGTTGAAGCTGTATGGGAAGCTTCTCAGGATCCCTTTCTTCATTCCCAATGGGATCTCCGCTTTTCGTCCATCACTTATTTGCCGCGGAAAGAAGGAGAGCCCCAATTGTTTACCTATGAGAGGAAAGTCTTGCCGTTCTTAACCGTGCAAGGGTGGGGAAAGAGTTCAGGGATTTCGAATCATCCGGACGGGACGCGTTCTTCCGCACTTCATTTCGGGACGGATCAATGGCATTCTCCAATCAAGGAAGGCAAAGGATATTGGAAATATGAACCAGACGGCAAGGGTACAACCTTTTTGACGCAGTATAACTATGACGCCAATTTTCGGAGAGGGGGAACATTTATTGATTCTATCCTCTTCCGTCCGATGATGGGCTGGGCGACGGCTGTTAGTTTTGACGTTTTAAAAAGATGGCTGGAGAAAGGCGAATCGCCGGCTTCCCAATATTTACGCTTCTTCACATTATACGGCTTGTCTATGTTTTTCGCGTTTATTTGGATATACCAAGGACTCATGCCGAAGCTGGTCGGAATGCATCCTGAAGAACGTTCTATGATCGGAAGTACATTGCATTTGACGGATGCCCAATCAGCAAAAGTGGTGTTAGCTATTGGCATCTTGGAAGTCTTATTCGGTCTTTTGTGGATCGTTTATCGAAGAAAGAAACATCTATTCGCTCTGCAGATAGTCGTGTTCCCGCTTCTTACACTTGGAGCACTCGCAGCCAATCCAGGAATAGCGATTGACCCATTCAATCCTGTCACATTTAATCTAGCGTTATTTGTCTTAACATGGCTTGGCTATATCAACAGCGATCGTTTGCCTTCTGCCACATCTTGTAAGAGAAAGCGGTGA
- the argJ gene encoding bifunctional ornithine acetyltransferase/N-acetylglutamate synthase produces the protein MTVAIPSIKRISKRNIVSPRGYKAVGVHCGLKHKKNDLALLISEIPASVAGVFTTNQIQAAPLHVTKQVVYGMGKMQAVIINSGNANACTGKQGMEDAYVMQRKTADKLGIDPQLVGVASTGVIGEKLNMEKLLAGIEKLQPTASLEGSIQFSQAILTTDTVTKNIAYRTEIDGKEVIVAGTAKGSGMIEPNMATMLGFITTDANIESGHLQHALSSVTDRTFNSITVDGDTSTNDMVLALANGLAGNDPLTPLHPDWTAFMQALHAVAQDLAKMIAKDGEGATKLIEVEVNGALNDAEARKIGKTVVGSPLVKTAVFGCDANWGRVIAAVGYSGAAIDPEKIDIQIGSAFVVKSGEPVTFSEQELTDYLKQPEVKITIHLHGGSGTGTAWGCDLTYDYVQINATYRS, from the coding sequence ATGACAGTAGCTATTCCATCAATCAAGCGGATTTCAAAGCGGAATATCGTCTCACCTAGAGGATACAAAGCAGTCGGTGTGCATTGCGGCCTGAAACATAAGAAAAATGATTTGGCTCTACTTATCAGTGAGATCCCTGCCAGTGTCGCGGGCGTCTTTACGACCAACCAGATTCAAGCAGCTCCCTTGCATGTGACCAAACAAGTCGTCTATGGAATGGGAAAAATGCAAGCGGTCATTATCAATTCTGGAAATGCCAATGCTTGTACAGGGAAACAGGGGATGGAAGATGCATATGTTATGCAACGCAAGACCGCGGATAAGCTAGGAATTGATCCTCAGTTGGTCGGTGTGGCTTCCACCGGGGTAATTGGAGAAAAGTTGAACATGGAGAAGCTGCTTGCTGGAATCGAGAAGCTGCAGCCCACGGCCAGTTTAGAAGGGTCCATCCAGTTTTCTCAAGCGATCTTAACGACAGATACGGTCACGAAAAACATTGCATATCGAACGGAAATTGACGGGAAGGAAGTCATTGTGGCAGGGACAGCCAAAGGTTCGGGAATGATTGAACCCAATATGGCGACGATGCTTGGGTTCATTACAACAGATGCCAATATTGAATCGGGTCATCTTCAGCATGCACTATCTTCTGTCACCGATCGGACATTCAACTCCATCACAGTTGATGGGGATACGTCAACAAATGATATGGTGCTCGCCCTCGCCAATGGTTTGGCCGGGAATGATCCATTAACACCACTCCATCCGGATTGGACTGCTTTCATGCAAGCATTGCATGCGGTCGCACAGGACCTGGCGAAAATGATCGCTAAAGATGGCGAGGGCGCCACGAAGTTGATCGAGGTGGAGGTAAATGGTGCATTGAATGATGCAGAGGCAAGAAAAATTGGGAAGACGGTTGTTGGATCACCTTTAGTCAAAACGGCGGTTTTTGGCTGTGATGCAAATTGGGGAAGGGTCATAGCTGCCGTGGGCTATAGTGGAGCGGCAATCGATCCGGAGAAGATCGACATACAAATCGGTTCCGCGTTTGTCGTCAAGTCTGGCGAGCCGGTTACCTTTTCAGAACAAGAGCTGACCGATTATTTAAAGCAGCCGGAAGTGAAGATAACGATTCATTTACATGGCGGATCGGGAACAGGCACAGCATGGGGGTGTGATTTGACTTATGACTACGTCCAAATCAATGCAACCTATAGATCGTAA